From Styela clava chromosome 6, kaStyClav1.hap1.2, whole genome shotgun sequence, one genomic window encodes:
- the LOC120330828 gene encoding translocon-associated protein subunit delta-like: protein MKIFVLIIACVALVQGNICGRHTVTEETYTTTERRLSDDTAFIVKFKLQCSSGAQGFPLFAEVGGKIYPVTKSPEQNIYQLSWVTESSNAASGTYKLRLFDDDGMNVLRKAMRNEEDTSGLSSLFDIEFNHPGNTRDLWLTSEVVGIFVAVLIYYAVCRLRSEVMD from the coding sequence ATGAAGATTTTCGTTTTGATCATTGCATGCGTAGCGCTCGTGCAGGGTAACATCTGTGGGAGGCATACAGTAACAGAGGAAACTTATACAACAACTGAAAGGCGCCTGTCAGATGACACTGCCTTCATTGTGAAATTCAAGTTACAATGTAGCAGTGGAGCTCAAGGATTTCCACTGTTTGCAGAAGTTGGTGGAAAAATATATCCTGTTACCAAATCCCCAGAACAGAATATTTATCAGCTAAGTTGGGTTACAGAATCTAGTAATGCTGCAAGTGGAACCTACAAATTACGTCTCTTTGATGATGATGGAATGAATGTTCTCAGAAAAGCAATGAGAAATGAAGAAGATACTTCTGGTCTTTCGTCGCTATTTGATATTGAATTCAATCACCCTGGAAACACAAGAGATTTGTGGTTGACATCTGAAGTTGTTGGTATCTTCGTAGCTGTCCTTATCTACTATGCAGTTTGTCGTTTGCGGAGCGAAGTTATGGATTAA
- the LOC120330968 gene encoding homeobox protein PKNOX2-like isoform X2 has product MTRKMSQYTSDERAQHIKEHGQNSDAPVQDLEDAIQIERDKKLIKNHPLFVLLEMLFEKCEQATQGDEAPTSSAFDEELQEFVRQRQYEMTPILTNDSEIDNLMIKAIQVLRIHLLELEKVNELCKDFCHRYITCLKGKMHSENLLRSDSGIFADAQTSLANTPNANVTVNLQGEIVLQGGYQSGVSSSSDGHSNENIVNGSTPLSQVGVNAPPPAPQVIPPHMYHLPHNNIEDGNNRKSKRGVLPKQATEILRSWLFSHIVHPYPTEDEKRTLAAQTNLTLLQVNNWFINARRRILQPMLDASNPNANVAKSKKNKQQTTRPGTTERFWPHTNSDEGSPPLVEEGDLHPGTMIASASVTMESS; this is encoded by the exons ATGACCAGAAAAATGAGCCAATATACATCTGACGAGAGGGCTCAGCATATCAAA GAACATGGACAAAACTCTGATGCCCCTGTACAAGATTTAGAAGATGCAATACAGATTGAAAGAGACAAAAAATTAATCAAGAA TCATCCACTATTTGTTCTATTGGAAATGTTGTTTGAAAAGTGTGAACAAGCAACACAAGGGGACGAGGCTCCTACTTCTTCTGCATTTGATGAAGAATTGCAAGAATTTGTGAGACAACGACAATATGAAATGACTCCAATATTAACAAATGATTCAGAGATTGAtaatttg ATGATAAAAGCAATCCAAGTTTTGCGAATTCATTTATTGGAATTAGAAAAAGTGAATGAGCTCTGCAAAGATTTTTGTCATCG GTATATCACATGTTTAAAAGGTAAAATGCACAGCGAAAATCTTCTCAGATCAGACTCTGGAATTTTTGCAGATGCTCAAACATCG CTCGCAAATACTCCAAATGCAAATGTCACTGTCAACTTACAAGGAGAAATAGTTTTGCAAG GTGGATACCAGTCAGGTGTATCGTCATCGTCTGATGGtcattcaaatgaaaatatagtCAACGGTTCTACACCTTTATCACAAGTAGGAGTTAATGCTCCGCCACCTGCTCCACAG gtGATTCCACCTCACATGTATCATCTTCCACATAATAATATTGAGGACGGTAACAATAGAAAATCGAAGCGAGGAGTCTTACCTAAACAAGCCACTGAAATATTGAGATCCTGGTTATTTTCACATATAGTA CATCCTTACCCAACGGAAGATGAAAAGAGGACTCTTGCAGCTCAGACCAACTTAACATTATTACAAGTTAATAATTG GTTTATTAATGCTCGTCGGAGAATATTACAGCCAATGCTCGATGCAAGTAATCCAAATGCAAACGTAGCCAAATCCAAAAAGAACAAACAACAAACCACAAGGCCTGGAACAACAGAACGATTCTGGCCCCATACGAACAGTGACGAAGGGTCACCCCCTCTCGTTGAAGAGGGTGACCTGCACCCAGGAACAATGATAGCTTCTGCTTCTGTTACAATGGAAAGCAGCTGA
- the LOC120330968 gene encoding homeobox protein PKNOX2-like isoform X1: MTRKMSQYTSDERAQHIKEHGQNSDAPVQDLEDAIQIERDKKLIKNHPLFVLLEMLFEKCEQATQGDEAPTSSAFDEELQEFVRQRQYEMTPILTNDSEIDNLMIKAIQVLRIHLLELEKVNELCKDFCHRYITCLKGKMHSENLLRSDSGIFADAQTSVHGQLANTPNANVTVNLQGEIVLQGGYQSGVSSSSDGHSNENIVNGSTPLSQVGVNAPPPAPQVIPPHMYHLPHNNIEDGNNRKSKRGVLPKQATEILRSWLFSHIVHPYPTEDEKRTLAAQTNLTLLQVNNWFINARRRILQPMLDASNPNANVAKSKKNKQQTTRPGTTERFWPHTNSDEGSPPLVEEGDLHPGTMIASASVTMESS; the protein is encoded by the exons ATGACCAGAAAAATGAGCCAATATACATCTGACGAGAGGGCTCAGCATATCAAA GAACATGGACAAAACTCTGATGCCCCTGTACAAGATTTAGAAGATGCAATACAGATTGAAAGAGACAAAAAATTAATCAAGAA TCATCCACTATTTGTTCTATTGGAAATGTTGTTTGAAAAGTGTGAACAAGCAACACAAGGGGACGAGGCTCCTACTTCTTCTGCATTTGATGAAGAATTGCAAGAATTTGTGAGACAACGACAATATGAAATGACTCCAATATTAACAAATGATTCAGAGATTGAtaatttg ATGATAAAAGCAATCCAAGTTTTGCGAATTCATTTATTGGAATTAGAAAAAGTGAATGAGCTCTGCAAAGATTTTTGTCATCG GTATATCACATGTTTAAAAGGTAAAATGCACAGCGAAAATCTTCTCAGATCAGACTCTGGAATTTTTGCAGATGCTCAAACATCGGTACATggccaa CTCGCAAATACTCCAAATGCAAATGTCACTGTCAACTTACAAGGAGAAATAGTTTTGCAAG GTGGATACCAGTCAGGTGTATCGTCATCGTCTGATGGtcattcaaatgaaaatatagtCAACGGTTCTACACCTTTATCACAAGTAGGAGTTAATGCTCCGCCACCTGCTCCACAG gtGATTCCACCTCACATGTATCATCTTCCACATAATAATATTGAGGACGGTAACAATAGAAAATCGAAGCGAGGAGTCTTACCTAAACAAGCCACTGAAATATTGAGATCCTGGTTATTTTCACATATAGTA CATCCTTACCCAACGGAAGATGAAAAGAGGACTCTTGCAGCTCAGACCAACTTAACATTATTACAAGTTAATAATTG GTTTATTAATGCTCGTCGGAGAATATTACAGCCAATGCTCGATGCAAGTAATCCAAATGCAAACGTAGCCAAATCCAAAAAGAACAAACAACAAACCACAAGGCCTGGAACAACAGAACGATTCTGGCCCCATACGAACAGTGACGAAGGGTCACCCCCTCTCGTTGAAGAGGGTGACCTGCACCCAGGAACAATGATAGCTTCTGCTTCTGTTACAATGGAAAGCAGCTGA